Proteins encoded together in one Pseudoxanthobacter soli DSM 19599 window:
- a CDS encoding isopenicillin N synthase family dioxygenase, translated as MSDPSSAVSLPIVDLTPMREGRPGGTAEVAAQIGHAARGIGFFYLVGHGIAPEVTKGVFDAAATFFALPPAEKDLLSIKRSAHNRGYVAVLGESLDPSKPADLKEGFNIGLDLAADDPRVLAGEPFRGPNLWPGLPGWRETMLGYYDAVWRTGLLLHRAIAVDLGMPETFFDDKFDQPLATLRLLHYPPQPASTAPGQLGAGEHTDYGNLTLLLTDEVGGLEVRRRDGGWIAAPSIEGAFVCNIGDCLMRWTNDVYVSTPHRVVNAEGRERYSVPFFLDPNPDAAVVCLPTCTDSEHPPLYAPTTGAAYLKERLDATYAFRRPAAG; from the coding sequence ATGTCCGATCCGTCCTCCGCCGTTTCGTTGCCCATCGTCGACCTGACGCCGATGCGCGAGGGCCGACCGGGCGGGACCGCTGAGGTGGCGGCGCAGATCGGCCACGCCGCGCGCGGCATCGGCTTCTTCTATCTCGTCGGCCACGGCATCGCCCCGGAGGTCACCAAAGGCGTCTTCGATGCCGCCGCGACTTTCTTCGCCCTGCCGCCGGCCGAGAAGGACCTTTTGTCGATCAAGCGCTCGGCGCACAACCGCGGCTATGTCGCCGTGCTCGGCGAGAGCCTCGATCCGAGCAAGCCGGCCGATCTGAAGGAAGGCTTCAATATCGGCCTCGATCTTGCCGCGGACGATCCCCGCGTGCTCGCCGGCGAGCCGTTCCGAGGGCCTAACCTTTGGCCGGGCCTACCCGGCTGGCGCGAGACCATGCTCGGTTACTACGATGCCGTCTGGCGGACCGGGCTGCTTTTGCACCGGGCCATCGCGGTCGATCTCGGGATGCCCGAGACCTTCTTCGACGACAAGTTTGACCAGCCGCTCGCGACGCTGCGGCTGCTGCACTATCCGCCACAGCCGGCGAGCACGGCGCCCGGCCAGCTCGGCGCCGGCGAGCATACCGACTACGGCAACCTCACCCTGCTCCTCACCGACGAGGTCGGCGGGCTGGAGGTGCGCCGCCGAGACGGCGGGTGGATCGCCGCACCCTCGATCGAAGGGGCTTTCGTCTGCAACATCGGCGACTGCCTGATGCGCTGGACCAACGACGTCTATGTCTCGACCCCGCATCGGGTCGTCAACGCGGAAGGCCGCGAGCGCTATTCGGTGCCGTTCTTCCTCGATCCCAATCCGGATGCGGCGGTCGTCTGTCTGCCCACCTGCACGGATTCCGAGCATCCGCCGCTCTATGCCCCGACCACGGGCGCTGCCTATCTCAAGGAGCGGCTGGACGCGACCTACGCCTTCCGCCGCCCCGCCGCCGGCTGA
- a CDS encoding BMP family ABC transporter substrate-binding protein: MQRFMISRRSLMKSAAVGALGLTAGALPFRPARAAGDLTIGIVYVGPRDDFGWNQAHAVAAEALKKVPGVTVVEEENVPETIACAKTMESMIELDGAGLIFATSFGYYNPYVIDTAKKYPEVQFRHAAGLWTDKDPKNAGSYYGYLDQAHYVDGIAAGLITKSNKIGFVAAKPIGTVLLNINSFTMGVRKNNPNATVQVIFTGEWSMPVREAEATNALVDAGCDIITCHVDSPKVVIQTAEGRGVKTCGHNADQAPLAPKGFITGAEYKWATIYKEFADILTSGGELPNFVRGGYDRDYVQNSPYGAGATPEAIAAADKAKEDMRGLMPVFVGPLKDNTGKEVIPAGTVHKPYDVWLEQTSFLVEGVSGSIT; this comes from the coding sequence ATGCAGCGTTTCATGATTTCCCGCCGGTCCCTGATGAAGAGCGCAGCGGTCGGTGCGCTCGGACTGACCGCCGGCGCCCTGCCCTTCCGGCCGGCGCGCGCTGCCGGCGACCTCACCATCGGCATCGTCTATGTCGGCCCGCGGGACGACTTCGGCTGGAACCAGGCGCACGCCGTTGCCGCCGAGGCGCTGAAAAAGGTGCCGGGCGTGACCGTGGTGGAAGAGGAGAACGTTCCCGAGACGATCGCCTGCGCCAAGACCATGGAGAGCATGATCGAGCTCGATGGTGCGGGGCTGATCTTCGCCACCTCGTTCGGCTACTACAATCCGTATGTGATCGACACGGCGAAGAAGTATCCGGAGGTCCAGTTCCGCCATGCGGCCGGGCTGTGGACCGACAAGGACCCCAAGAACGCCGGCTCCTATTACGGCTATCTCGATCAGGCCCACTACGTCGACGGCATCGCCGCCGGCCTGATTACGAAATCGAACAAGATCGGTTTCGTTGCCGCCAAGCCGATCGGCACCGTGCTCCTGAACATCAACTCGTTCACCATGGGCGTGCGCAAGAACAACCCGAACGCCACCGTTCAGGTGATCTTCACCGGCGAGTGGTCGATGCCTGTGCGCGAAGCCGAGGCCACCAACGCGCTTGTCGACGCTGGCTGCGATATCATCACCTGCCACGTCGACAGCCCCAAGGTCGTGATCCAGACCGCGGAGGGCCGCGGCGTGAAGACCTGCGGCCACAATGCCGACCAGGCCCCGCTGGCGCCGAAGGGCTTCATCACCGGCGCCGAATACAAGTGGGCGACCATCTACAAGGAATTCGCCGACATCCTCACCTCCGGCGGCGAACTGCCGAACTTCGTGCGCGGCGGCTATGACCGCGACTACGTGCAGAACAGCCCCTACGGAGCCGGTGCGACGCCGGAGGCGATCGCCGCCGCCGACAAGGCGAAGGAAGATATGCGCGGGCTGATGCCGGTCTTCGTCGGTCCGCTCAAGGACAACACCGGCAAGGAGGTCATTCCCGCCGGCACCGTGCACAAGCCTTACGACGTGTGGCTCGAGCAGACGAGCTTCCTGGTCGAAGGCGTTTCCGGCTCCATCACCTGA